A stretch of Castanea sativa cultivar Marrone di Chiusa Pesio chromosome 2, ASM4071231v1 DNA encodes these proteins:
- the LOC142625855 gene encoding receptor-like cytosolic serine/threonine-protein kinase RBK1, whose translation MSVEEETSKGETKQNPEAEEDDSSPRAVLDIPIMGGNDSDHSGTSSSFSSSSCVSPTSQKSMVGQSQSQSHGGGSQWKSVIDGLKKKSMRRLSTISSFTASYDLSRKNYLRRKLARIRSAEDGIECGENHEIPIPKPSWRNFDFAELAAATDNFSSENLIGKGGHAEVYKGCLSDGEVVAVKKITKKEKKDEDRISEFLSEVGIIAHIDHPNAARLLGFGIDGGLHLVLQYSPHGSLASLLFGSSECLEWKIRFKVAVGVAEGLQYLHHKCNRRIIHRDIKASNVLLTQDFDAQISDFGLAKWLPEKWAHHVVFPIEGTFGYLAPEYFMHGIVDEKTDVFAFGVLLLEIITGRRAVDSSRKSLVIWAKPLLDTNNIKELADPRLGDAYDVSEMRRAMYMASMCIHHLPSMRPDMNRLVQLLKADDGPLELKQKFTEARSHLFSASDLEDYTCTNYLNDLNCHRQLVME comes from the exons ATGTCTGTTGAAGAAG AGACTAGCAAAGGAGAAACAAAGCAAAACCCAGAAGCAGAAGAAGATGACTCGTCCCCAAGAGCTGTATTGGACATTCCTATTATGGGGGGTAATGACTCAGACCACAGTGGGACTAGCAGTAGTTTTAGCTCATCTTCTTGTGTTTCTCCAACGAGCCAGAAATCTATGGTGGGTCAGAGTCAGAGTCAGAGCCATGGTGGTGGGTCGCAGTGGAAGTCTGTGATCGATGGTTTGAAGAAGAAATCGATGAGAAGGTTATCAACCATATCTTCTTTCACTGCCAGCTATGATCTTTCGAGGAAGAATTATCTGAGGAGGAAATTGGCTAGGATTCGAAGCGCCGAGGATGGAATTGAATGCGGTGAGAATCATGAGATTCCCATACCCAAACCTTCTTGGAGGAACTTTGATTTTGCTGAACTTGCGGCTGCTACAGACAATTTTAGCTCTG AGAACTTGATTGGAAAAGGGGGCCATGCAGAGGTGTACAAAGGGTGCTTATCTGATGGTGAAGTTGTAGCAGTTAAAAAGataacaaagaaagagaagaaagacgAGGATAGAATAAGCGAATTCTTGTCTGAGGTTGGAATTATTGCACACATAGACCATCCCAATGCTGCTCGATTGCTTGGTTTCGGGATAGATGGTGGTCTGCATCTTGTCCTTCAATATTCCCCGCATGGCAGCCTTGCTTCTCTGTTATTCG GTTCATCTGAGTGTCTGGAGTGGAAGATTAGGTTTAAGGTGGCTGTAGGGGTGGCGGAAGGATTGCAATATCTCCATCACAAATGCAACAGGCGAATTATTCACAGAGACATCAAAGCCTCCAACGTGTTACTCACCCAAGATTTCGATGCTCAG ATTTCTGATTTTGGACTCGCAAAGTGGCTGCCAGAAAAATGGGCTCACCATGTTGTTTTCCCTATTGAGGGCACATTCGG GTATTTGGCCCCAGAATACTTTATGCATGGGATTGTTGATGAGAAAACTGATGTATTTGCATTTGGAGTTTTATTACTGGAGATCATAACTGGCCGCCGTGCTGTTGATTCAAGTAGAAAAAGTCTTGTCATCTGG GCAAAACCGCTGCTGGACACGAATAATATTAAGGAATTAGCAGATCCTCGGTTAGGAGATGCATATGATGTTAGTGAGATGAGACGCGCTATGTACATGGCTTCAATGTGCATCCACCACTTACCTTCCATGCGTCCTGACATGAACCGG CTTGTGCAGCTACTAAAGGCTGATGATGGACCCCTTGAACTGAAACAGAAGTTTACAGAAGCCAGATCACACCTTTTCAGTGCTAGTGACCTGGAAGATTATACTTGCACAAACTATCTCAACGACCTCAATTGTCATAGGCAACTTGTGATGGAGTAA
- the LOC142626116 gene encoding uncharacterized protein LOC142626116 isoform X1: protein MALLGDDGRGYELARKLESVGVWRTWLGESNYTIFLHFLDSPSSWDSFMRVDDSKSRPQILLQLRVRALLFDKASVSLFLRSSSSLSSSSLSVSKLNPTYLQLHGDDVYFTLENAAQDVGVSSNTASSKIQSRAGFSVGSRYGESEIDNVSQRFRNEELSETWYNQFIEKYRVSKPYRLSSGDHESDKRTPEEMSSYLRLLEKQKKRRVAFKEDRYMGYGNSILENASNMHPNSVLNGKNSIEDDAPFLPETMFTLNCVPDSALPLMDRVEENQKVEFYGVLDNLPQVMIRSPVMIERLGIRPEYLSMEHGGNLHRGKIGSEGKRKHLGPEQASQLSRKVIARMLTSSGFDGATEVPVEVFSQLLSCHVCKLGRILKVLADSYRKQCSATELLKMFLKTLGYSNLGPLAEHVKDGPRNLVQQTQQLQGIQSQLQSLQHSSLRIPQQMPRQIHPQMQPIVHPQNLTFPQQQQLDRIRRRQPSTPRPVMDVEKDRPMVQVKIENPSELPMDGNSLNNINARHPQMQLRAQQIAAMSNLHAQTGSQFRQMPLLQIPQVQTQSMGIVRAPPVKVEGFQELMGGDATSKHDADENRLMSPSSK, encoded by the exons ATGGCTCTACTGGGCGACGACGGTCGCGGCTACGAGCTGGCCAGAAAGCTCGAGAGCGTCGGAGTATGGCGGACGTGGCTGGGCGAGTCCAACTACACCATCTTCCTCCACTTCCTCGACTCCCCATCCTCATGGGATTCCTTCATGCGCGTCGACGACTCCAAATCCAGGCCTCAGATCCTCCTCCAACTCCGCGTTCGAGCTCTCCTCTTCGACAAAGCCAGCGTCTCTCTCTTCctccgttcttcttcttctctatcgTCTTCGTCTCTCTCTGTTTCCAAGCTCAATCCAACTT ATTTGCAATTGCACGGTGATGACGTCTACTTCACGCTGGAGAATGCAGCACAAGATGTTGGTGTTTCGTCCAATACGGCGTCGTCCAAG ATTCAATCAAGGGCAGGTTTTAGTGTCGGATCAAGATATGGTGAGTCTGAGATTGATAATGTATCCCAGAGATTCAGGAATGAAGAACTGTCTGAAACATGGTATAATCAGTTTATTGAGAAGTATAGAGTTAGCAAACCCTATAGGTTGTCATCTGGGGACCATGAATCAGACAAACGTACACCTGAAGAGATGTCTTCTTATCTAAGACTTCTTGAGAAGCAGAAAAAAAGGCGTGTGGCATTCAAGGAGGATCGCTACATGGGCTATGGTAATTCCATATTGGAAAATGCATCAAACATGCATCCAAATTCTGTTTTAAATGGTAAAAATTCCATTGAAGATGATGCACCTTTTTTGCCAGAGACAATGTTTACATTGAACTGTGTACCTGATAGTGCACTCCCCCTTATGGATAGAGTGGAAGAAAACCAGAAAGTGGAGTTCTATGGAGTTCTTGATAACTTGCCTCAAGTAATGATCAGGAGTCCTGTGATGATTGAGAGGCTTGGTATCAGGCCTGAGTACCTTAGCATGGAACATGGTGGAAACTTACATCGTGGAAAAATTGGGTCTGAAGGAAAGAGGAAACATCTTGGTCCAGAGCAAGCGTCACAACTGTCTCGAAAGGTAATTGCACGCATGTTGACAAGTTCGGGGTTTGATGGTGCCACAGAAGTTCCAGTGGAAGTCTTCTCTCAATTACTAAGCTGTCATGTATGTAAATTAGGCCGGATATTGAAAGTTCTTGCTGATAGTTACAGAAAGCAGTGTTCAGCTACTGAACTACTTAAGATGTTCCTTAAAACATTGGGATATAG TAATTTGGGCCCTTTAGCGGAGCATGTAAAGGATGGCCCCAGGAATTTGGTACAGCAAACACAGCAACTTCAGGGAATCCAGTCGCAGCTGCAGTCACTGCAGCATAGTTCCCTTCGAATACCCCAGCAG ATGCCTAGACAAATACATCCGCAGATGCAGCCAATTGTTCATCCCCAAAATTTGACTTTTccgcagcagcagcagctggaTAGAATCCGAAGACGCCAACCATCCACTCCTCGCCCTGTTATGGATGTGGAGAAGGACAGACCAATGGTACAAGTCAAGATTGAAAACCCATCAGAATTACCGATGGATGGTAATTCCCTCAACAATATCAATGCTAGACATCCCCAGATGCAGTTACGGGCACAACAAATTGCTGCAATGTCAAATCTTCATGCTCAAACTGGCAGTCAATTTAGACAGATGCCTTTGCTTCAAATTCCCCAAGTCCAGACACA GAGCATGGGCATTGTTAGAGCTCCACCAGTGAAGGTTGAGGGCTTTCAGGAATTGATGGGTGGGGATGCTACATCAAAGCATGATGCTGATGAAAATAGGTTGATGTCCCCCTCAAGTAAATAG
- the LOC142626116 gene encoding uncharacterized protein LOC142626116 isoform X2, whose product MALLGDDGRGYELARKLESVGVWRTWLGESNYTIFLHFLDSPSSWDSFMRVDDSKSRPQILLQLRVRALLFDKASVSLFLRSSSSLSSSSLSVSKLNPTYLQLHGDDVYFTLENAAQDVGVSSNTASSKIQSRAGFSVGSRYGESEIDNVSQRFRNEELSETWYNQFIEKYRVSKPYRLSSGDHESDKRTPEEMSSYLRLLEKQKKRRVAFKEDRYMGYETMFTLNCVPDSALPLMDRVEENQKVEFYGVLDNLPQVMIRSPVMIERLGIRPEYLSMEHGGNLHRGKIGSEGKRKHLGPEQASQLSRKVIARMLTSSGFDGATEVPVEVFSQLLSCHVCKLGRILKVLADSYRKQCSATELLKMFLKTLGYSNLGPLAEHVKDGPRNLVQQTQQLQGIQSQLQSLQHSSLRIPQQMPRQIHPQMQPIVHPQNLTFPQQQQLDRIRRRQPSTPRPVMDVEKDRPMVQVKIENPSELPMDGNSLNNINARHPQMQLRAQQIAAMSNLHAQTGSQFRQMPLLQIPQVQTQSMGIVRAPPVKVEGFQELMGGDATSKHDADENRLMSPSSK is encoded by the exons ATGGCTCTACTGGGCGACGACGGTCGCGGCTACGAGCTGGCCAGAAAGCTCGAGAGCGTCGGAGTATGGCGGACGTGGCTGGGCGAGTCCAACTACACCATCTTCCTCCACTTCCTCGACTCCCCATCCTCATGGGATTCCTTCATGCGCGTCGACGACTCCAAATCCAGGCCTCAGATCCTCCTCCAACTCCGCGTTCGAGCTCTCCTCTTCGACAAAGCCAGCGTCTCTCTCTTCctccgttcttcttcttctctatcgTCTTCGTCTCTCTCTGTTTCCAAGCTCAATCCAACTT ATTTGCAATTGCACGGTGATGACGTCTACTTCACGCTGGAGAATGCAGCACAAGATGTTGGTGTTTCGTCCAATACGGCGTCGTCCAAG ATTCAATCAAGGGCAGGTTTTAGTGTCGGATCAAGATATGGTGAGTCTGAGATTGATAATGTATCCCAGAGATTCAGGAATGAAGAACTGTCTGAAACATGGTATAATCAGTTTATTGAGAAGTATAGAGTTAGCAAACCCTATAGGTTGTCATCTGGGGACCATGAATCAGACAAACGTACACCTGAAGAGATGTCTTCTTATCTAAGACTTCTTGAGAAGCAGAAAAAAAGGCGTGTGGCATTCAAGGAGGATCGCTACATGGGCTATG AGACAATGTTTACATTGAACTGTGTACCTGATAGTGCACTCCCCCTTATGGATAGAGTGGAAGAAAACCAGAAAGTGGAGTTCTATGGAGTTCTTGATAACTTGCCTCAAGTAATGATCAGGAGTCCTGTGATGATTGAGAGGCTTGGTATCAGGCCTGAGTACCTTAGCATGGAACATGGTGGAAACTTACATCGTGGAAAAATTGGGTCTGAAGGAAAGAGGAAACATCTTGGTCCAGAGCAAGCGTCACAACTGTCTCGAAAGGTAATTGCACGCATGTTGACAAGTTCGGGGTTTGATGGTGCCACAGAAGTTCCAGTGGAAGTCTTCTCTCAATTACTAAGCTGTCATGTATGTAAATTAGGCCGGATATTGAAAGTTCTTGCTGATAGTTACAGAAAGCAGTGTTCAGCTACTGAACTACTTAAGATGTTCCTTAAAACATTGGGATATAG TAATTTGGGCCCTTTAGCGGAGCATGTAAAGGATGGCCCCAGGAATTTGGTACAGCAAACACAGCAACTTCAGGGAATCCAGTCGCAGCTGCAGTCACTGCAGCATAGTTCCCTTCGAATACCCCAGCAG ATGCCTAGACAAATACATCCGCAGATGCAGCCAATTGTTCATCCCCAAAATTTGACTTTTccgcagcagcagcagctggaTAGAATCCGAAGACGCCAACCATCCACTCCTCGCCCTGTTATGGATGTGGAGAAGGACAGACCAATGGTACAAGTCAAGATTGAAAACCCATCAGAATTACCGATGGATGGTAATTCCCTCAACAATATCAATGCTAGACATCCCCAGATGCAGTTACGGGCACAACAAATTGCTGCAATGTCAAATCTTCATGCTCAAACTGGCAGTCAATTTAGACAGATGCCTTTGCTTCAAATTCCCCAAGTCCAGACACA GAGCATGGGCATTGTTAGAGCTCCACCAGTGAAGGTTGAGGGCTTTCAGGAATTGATGGGTGGGGATGCTACATCAAAGCATGATGCTGATGAAAATAGGTTGATGTCCCCCTCAAGTAAATAG
- the LOC142623589 gene encoding putative UDP-rhamnose:rhamnosyltransferase 1 gives MNSMAEPKKLHIAMFPWLAFGHIIPFLELSKLIAQKGHRISFISTPRNIDRLPSIPPHLNPLITLVKLPLPRVENLPENAEATMDVAHHIIPYLKIAHDGLEEPLSHFLESSAPDWIIHDFAPHWLPPIATKLGISRVFFSIFKASTVCLFGPTNQDAHDPPTELQHLLVPPKWVSFPTKIVFRLYEAKKVFESFEENSSHVSDSFRFMTVFSGTKALAVKTCMEIENEWVKLLGELHDIPVIPVGLLPTSAQESSDSEGNSTWYSIVEWLDKQEKGSVVYIALGSEVRPSQEDFTELALGLEQSGLPFFWALRKQSDSASGDSVQLPEGFEERAKGRGVVWTSWAPQLRILAHESVGGFLTHCGWSSVTEALQFGRALIMLPFLVDQGPIARFLGEKLVGVEVPRNEEDGSFTRDSIAETLTLVMKEEDGKTYRDKAKEMTTIIGDTDLQYRYVDKFIEFLERHAKM, from the coding sequence ATGAACTCTATGGCTGAGCCTAAGAAGCTTCACATTGCCATGTTTCCATGGTTAGCCTTCGGTCACATAATCCCATTTTTAGAGCTCAGCAAACTCATTGCTCAAAAGGGTCATCGTATTTCATTCATATCCACACCAAGAAACATCGATCGCCTCCCAAGTATACCTCCACATTTAAACCCCTTGATAACTTTAGTGAAACTTCCCTTACCTCGTGTAGAGAACTTGCCTGAAAACGCAGAGGCTACCATGGACGTAGCACACCACATAATCCCCTACCTTAAGATAGCCCACGATGGTCTCGAAGAGCCTTTGTCTCACTTTTTAGAATCTTCAGCTCCTGATTGGATTATTCACGACTTTGCCCCTCACTGGTTGCCACCAATCGCTACTAAGCTAGGCATCTCCCGGGTCTTCTTCAGTATTTTCAAGGCATCAACAGTATGTTTATTCGGACCAACAAATCAAGACGCTCATGATCCACCGACGGAGCTCCAGCACTTACTGGTCCCTCCCAAATGGGTTTCTTTCCCAACCAAAATAGTGTTTCGGCTGTATGAGGCGAAGAAAGTCTTCGAATCCTTCGAAGAAAATTCTTCCCATGTTTCTGACTCATTTCGTTTCATGACCGTGTTCTCAGGCACCAAAGCCCTGGCTGTCAAAACTTGCATGGAGATCGAAAATGAATGGGTGAAGCTCCTTGGAGAGCTTCATGACATTCCTGTAATTCCTGTGGGCTTATTGCCAACCTCGGCCCAAGAGAGCAGTGACAGTGAAGGTAATAGCACTTGGTATTCAATTGTTGAGTGGTTAGACAAGCAAGAGAAAGGGTCAGTGGTTTATATAGCACTCGGAAGTGAAGTTCGACCTAGTCAAGAAGATTTCACCGAGTTGGCACTTGGGCTAGAGCAATCAGGGTTGCCATTCTTTTGGGCTCTAAGGAAGCAAAGTGACTCGGCAAGTGGGGACTCGGTTCAGCTACCTGAAGGGTTCGAGGAACGAGCAAAAGGTCGTGGGGTTGTTTGGACAAGTTGGGCACCTCAGTTAAGAATATTAGCTCACGAGTCTGTTGGGGGATTCTTGACTCACTGTGGTTGGAGTTCGGTTACAGAGGCTTTACAATTCGGACGTGCACTTATTATGTTGCCCTTCTTGGTGGACCAAGGGCCAATCGCAAGGTTTTTAGGAGAGAAGCTGGTAGGAGTTGAGGTTCCTAGAAATGAGGAAGATGGGTCATTTACCAGGGATTCCATAGCTGAGACACTAACGTTGGTTATGAAGGAAGAAGATGGAAAGACTTACCGGGACAAAGCGAAGGAAATGACTACCATAATTGGAGACACGGACCTACAGTATCGATATGTAGACAAATTTATTGAATTTCTTGAACGACAtgcaaaaatgtga